In the genome of Chloroflexota bacterium, the window ACCAGCGACGCGAGGAGTCGCGAGCGCGAGGACCGGATCGCCGCCGCGCTCACGTCGTCGCCCCAGCCGCCACGGCCTCCGGGTCGGGGGCGGTCGCGCGGGTCGATCGCGCGGTCAGCCGAGGCGCCAGCGCAGCGAGACCGCCGGTCGCGACGAGGAGCCCTCCCACCCACAGCCAGCTCATGAATGGCTGGATCGTCAAACGGAGGGAGGCCGTGCCGGCGAGCGGGTCGACATCGAGCAAGACGAGGTAGACGTCGGTGGTCAGGCCCGGGACGATCGCCGGGGTGGCGATCGTCTGCGCGGAGTTCGGAAAAAGGCTCAGGTCAGAGGTGACCAGCTGATCGAGGCCAGGCCCCCCGACGTGCACGGCTGCCCGGACGATCGAACGGTCCGGGCGAACCTCGCTCGAGATCCTGGCCAGCTCGACGTGGTACGCGCCGAGGTCGAGCGTCTGGCCGTCGCGGAGGGTCGCCGTGGCGTCCTGTCGCCCGGCCGCGGCGGCGACGATGACGAGCGCGACGAGGGCGATACCAGCGTGGCTCAGCAACGCCCCGACTCGCCGGGGTGGCCAGCTGAACCATGTCGCGGGGTTCGTCCGGACGCCCCGCGGCGGTCGACGGCGGCGCGCGAGGTCGACCAGATAGCTCGTCGACTGGACGAGCGCGAACCCACCGATCGCGACCCCGAGGATGAGTTCGGGCGGGCCACCGACGAGGAGATCGCCGATCGCGAGGCCGACCCCCGTGATCGCGCCCGGCACGAGGCGCCGGCGCGCCGCTGGCGTCCAGGAGCCCCACGGCAGCGACGGCCCGATGCCGGCGAGAACGAGCAGGCCGAGCGCGATCGGCCCGATGACCCGCTCGAAGTACGGCGCCCCGACGCTGACCTGCCGACCGGTCGCCGCCTCGACGAAGAGCGGAAACAGGGTTCCCACGAGGACGGTCATGGCGATCGCGACGAGCAGCAGGTTGTTCACGAGAAAGGCGACCCCGCGCGCGCCGAGCGCGCCGCCGGGCGGCCCGCCCGGAAGGCGCCAGACCGCGAGCAGGACCGACCCCGTCACGGCGCCGCCGACGAGGGCGAGGAAGAGCGGCCCGATCGGTGTATTCGTGAAGCTGTGGACCGAGGAGAGGATGCCGCTTCGGGTGATGAGCGTCGCCACGAGGGTGAGCGAGA includes:
- a CDS encoding heme lyase CcmF/NrfE family subunit, encoding MIGSAGLTASLAGFVLAVLGLVVALRAVRSGSFDPSLRRFVFATAALAIGANVIMVVALVVHDFSVVYVAQVGGRETPLLYTIASLWGALEGSILFWAGLLASLTALLVLRTAARDEGRLPPALAVLFGLLVFFLGIVVGPGNPWGRVSPVPADGPGPNPLLQNNPLMVVHPPLLYLGLVGLAIPFALTISALVRGELDRPWLAATRRWTLGAWVALSMGLVLGAWWSYAVLGWGGYWAWDPVENVALLPWLTATAFLHSAMVQARRGSLAAWNVALVVASFSLTLVATLITRSGILSSVHSFTNTPIGPLFLALVGGAVTGSVLLAVWRLPGGPPGGALGARGVAFLVNNLLLVAIAMTVLVGTLFPLFVEAATGRQVSVGAPYFERVIGPIALGLLVLAGIGPSLPWGSWTPAARRRLVPGAITGVGLAIGDLLVGGPPELILGVAIGGFALVQSTSYLVDLARRRRPPRGVRTNPATWFSWPPRRVGALLSHAGIALVALVIVAAAAGRQDATATLRDGQTLDLGAYHVELARISSEVRPDRSIVRAAVHVGGPGLDQLVTSDLSLFPNSAQTIATPAIVPGLTTDVYLVLLDVDPLAGTASLRLTIQPFMSWLWVGGLLVATGGLAALAPRLTARSTRATAPDPEAVAAGATT